GTCGAATTTTGTCGTTTCTTTATTACAAGATTCATTATACTCCTATAATTGATGTATTACAATTACAGAAGTATTACAGTACAGTTAATAAAATGTTACATACTAGATACTTTAAAACTTCTCATTTTTATTATTTATAATATAAGGGGCTTCCTTTATATTAATATATATCATCCTTATCATATGCTCTAAGCAACTACACTTAAAAATTATCCTCATTTAAATGTTAGATACTTTTTGGTTAACATTTTACTATTAAACTTAGATTGTGCTGTTAAAATATTCGTTAAGAAAGTTCTTTGTCTGACTTTAAGGAGTTTAGAACTTTTAGAATATTTTATAAAGCAGAATCTTTAGTTTTATTAAAATGTTGACTAAGTATCGGTATTTGAATGAGGATGATTTTTGCTTAAGTATAAAAAAAGAGACCCTAAGGTCTCTTTTTAATAATCATCTATTACTTAGATGCTGGAGTTAATATTACATACTTAACGAATGCTGTTCCAGCTTCATCTTCTATTACTGTTACTGTGTAATCAGTGAAGTCTATATCTGATACTGACATAACTTCTACATCTGTTCCATCTACTTCAAATACCTTAGCATCTGAGATTAATCTGTAAGTTGTTTCACCTGATACTATTTCTTTCTTAGATACTTTAACTGTTCCATCAGCTAATGTTGTTCCATCTATTACTGCTATTGCTGATTCATTAACTACTTTTCCAGTCTCATCATCTATATCAAGCTCTACTATCTTTCCTACTAATGCTTTAGCATCGTCCATATCAAGTCCAGTTGCTGAATCATTATCTATATCTTCTATAGTTAACTTCTCGTTAGTATCTGTGTAGAATACTTTCTCTTCTCCACCTACATAAGCTTTGATTCTTAATTCGTCTTTTCCTGAAACTTTCTTAACTTCTGTTACTAATGCTTTTTCTGTAGTAACATCTTCTGCATCATTGTCTGCATCTTGAACTACCATGTATTTTACTACTCCATCTTCAGCGTATACTGTAGCAGCTATCGCTTCATCAAAGTCTACATCTCCCCAAGCGCTTATCTTAATGTCTTCTGCATCATCAGTGTATTTTTCTGTGTTGAATACTAAAGCTGAATCATCTAATTTGAATCCACCAGCATAGTTATCATCAACATCTACATTAGCAACATCTTTTGAATCTAATACTACTATTTCCTCTAAGTTTCCATCTACATCTATCTTAAGCTCTACTAATCCTGATATAGCATCTAAGTCTTCATCTCCAGCTATAAGATCTTCATCAAACTCAGCATCGTAGCTTACTTCTTTACCATCTTTGTTGATTACATCTACTCCGTAGTAAGTTTCTCCTCTGTTTGAGTAAGATTTAATCTTTCCATCTAATAATCCTACTACTGTTCCTGTTTCTTCTGCATCTTCATCAACATCTACAAGTACAACTTCACCTTGTCTGTTTACATAGATAGTAGTTTCTTTATCTTCCATATCTGAAACTTTATCTTCTAAATCTGTAGTTGATTTTTCTGAATCAGAATCTAAATAGAATGCTCCTTCGTAGTTGTACTCTACTCCATCTATTGTAAATTGATCAGTTAATACATCTTCAACCTTACCAGTTATAGTCTTAGTGTATACTTCTGCGAAGTCTTTAGAATCGTTGTAGAATACTACATCTCCTTCTTTAATATCAGAAGCTGATATTTCTACTCCGTCCTTCATTACAGTGTAATCATCTAAGTTTAGCTCTTCTTCATGTCCAGATATAACATCTCCATCAACGTCTTCTACTAAGATATATCCATCAAATGAAGCTATTGTATCAAGAGCTACTACCTTTCCATCTTCTATTATAACTTTTGCATATTCAAACTCTTCTCCATCAGTAAGTCCTGATAAATCCATACGAGTATCATCTGCTACATTGTAAGTCTTATCCATTCCAACTAATTTAACTTCTACATCGTCACCATCTACATTTATTTCAACAGCGTCAACATATACATCATCTTGAGCTTCATATGAAACTAATATATCATCATCATTGAAGTATGCTTTAACATTAACATCTTTTAATCCTTCAAAGTTGAATCCTTCCATTACTTCTAACTCTTTAGATCCTATAGATACCTTGTTATCATCTTTTTGAGAATCAGTGAAAGTTAATACATCTTCAGTGTACTCTACATCTAATTTATCAACTAATAAAGTTTCTTTATCTGTACCATCAGTTCCAGACTTTACAAATTTAGCTTCATCTCCGTATCCTACTTGAACCATCATAGGTACTTCTAATGAGTTATCTACTAATTGAGCTACTATTCCTCTTTCACTTGCAAGTCCTATAACTCCGTTTACATCATCAGTTATATCTTCTTGTCCAGCTACTACTAAGTATCCATTTGGGTATCCACCTTTAGCTTTTGCTGCTGGCTCATATCCTAATGCTCTTACTAACATAGTTACTGCTTCTTCATACTTAACTGGTGCTTCTGGATCGAATACTCCGTCTCCTCTACCATTTACAACCTTAAGTCCTGATGCTATATTGATGTATCCTGATGCCCAATGGTTAGAAGCTACATCGTTAAAGCTTGTAGTTCCCATTGAAGCTTTCGCTGAACTCTCAAGTCCTAACGCTCTTACTACAACTGTTGCAAATTCTGCTCTTGTTATAGTTCTATCTGGTCTGAACGTTCCATCTTCATATCCTTTTAATATATCAAGTGCTGCTAATCTTTCTACTGCTGTTTCATAATCGGTTCCTTTAACATCTTCTGGAACTGCTGCAAAAGCTGCTCCCATTGATCCGAATGCTAAAGCTCCTGCTAATGCTACAGAAAGTACTTTTTTATTGTTTTTCATATCTCTTTATTCCTCCTCGAAATTTGATATCGATATATATAAGTTATTCGTACTTACTTATTTAATAATCTTACTGGAATTAAGCTGCATTTTATTTTGTCGAATTTTGTCGTTTTCTTATTACAAGATTCATTATACTCCTATAATTGATGTATTACAATTACAGAAGTATTACAGTACAGTTAATAAAATGTTACACAGTGTAAGTAAGATAAAAAAAAGAGACCCTAAGGTCTCTTTTTAATAATCATCTATTACTTAGATGCTGGAGTTAATATTACATACTTAACGAATGCTGTTCCAGCTTCATCTTCTATTACTGTTACTGTGTAATCAGTGAAGTCTATATCTGATACTGACATAACTTCTACATCTGTTCCATCTACTTCAAATACCTTAGCATCTGAGATTAATCTGTAAGTTGTTTCACCTGATACTATTTCTTTCTTAGATACTTTAACTGTTCCATCAGCTAATGTTGTTCCATCTATTACTGCTATTGCTGATTCATTAACTACTTTTCCAGTCTCATCATCTATATCAAGCTCTACTATCTTTCCTACTAATGCTTTAGCATCGTCCATATCAAGTCCAGTTGCTGAATCATTATCTATATCTTCTATAGTTAACTTCTCGTTAGTATCTGTGTAGAATACTTTCTCTTCTCCACCTACATAAGCTTTGATTCTTAATTCGTCTTTTCCTGAAACTTTCTTAACTTCTGTTACTAATGCTTTTTCTGTAGTAACATCTTCTGCATCATTGTCTGCATCTTGAACTACCATGTATTTTACTACTCCATCTTCAGCGTATACTGTAGCAGCTATCGCTTCATCAAAGTCTACATCTCCCCAAGCGCTTATCTTAATGTCTTCTGCATCATCAGTGTATTTTTCTGTGTTGAATACTAAAGCTGAATCATCTAATTTGAATCCACCAGCATAGTTATCATCAACATCTACATTAGCAACATCTTTTGAATCTAATACTACTATTTCCTCTAAGTTTCCATCTACATCTATCTTAAGCTCTACTAATCCTGATATAGCATCTAAGTCTTCATCTCCAGCTATAAGATCTTCATCAAACTCAGCATCGTAGCTTACTTCTTTACCATCTTTGTTGATTACATCTACTCCGTAGTAAGTTTCTCCTCTGTTTGAGTAAGATTTAATCTTTCCATCTAATAATCCTACTACTGTTCCTGTTTCTTCTGCATCTTCATCAACATCTACAAGTACAACTTCACCTTGTCTGTTTACATAGATAGTAGTTTCTTTATCTTCCATATCTGAAACTTTATCTTCTAAATCTGTAGTTGATTTTTCTGAATCAGAATCTAAATAGAATGCTCCTTCGTAGTTGTACTCTACTCCATCTATTGTAAATTGATCAGTTAATACATCTTCAACCTTACCAGTTATAGTCTTAGTGTATACTTCTGCGAAGTCTTTAGAATCGTTGTAGAATACTACATCTCCTTCTTTAATATCAGAAGCTGATATTTCTACTCCGTCCTTCATTACAGTGTAATCATCTAAGTTTAGCTCTTCTTCATGTCCAGATATAACATCTCCATCAACGTCTTCTACTAAGATATATCCATCAAATGAAGCTATTGTATCAAGAGCTACTACCTTTCCATCTTCTATTATAACTTTTGCATATTCAAACTCTTCTCCATCAGTAAGTCCTGATAAATCCATACGAGTATCATCTGCTACATTGTAAGTCTTATCCATTCCAACTAATTTAACTTCTACATCGTCACCATCTACATTTATTTCAACAGCGTCAACATATACATCATCTTGAGCTTCATATGAAACTAATATATCATCATCATTGAAGTATGCTTTAACATTAACATCTTTTAATCCTTCAAAGTTGAATCCTTCCATTACTTCTAACTCTTTAGATCCTATAGATACCTTGTTATCATCTTTTTGAGAATCAGTGAAAGTTAATACATCTTCAGTGTACTCTACATCTAATTTATCAACTAATAAAGTTTCTTTATCTGTACCATCAGTTCCAGACTTTACAAATTTAGCTTCATCTCCGTATCCTACTTGAACCATCATAGGTACTTCTAATGAGTTATCTACTAATTGAGCTACTATTCCTCTTTCACTTGCAAGTCCTATAACTCCGTTTACATCATCAGTTATATCTTCTTGTCCAGCTACTACTAAGTATCCATTTGGGTATCCACCTTTAGCTTTTGCTGCTGGCTCATATCCTAATGCTCTTACTAACATAGTTACTGCTTCTTCATACTTAACTGGTGCTTCTGGATCGAATACTCCGTCTCCTCTACCATTTACAACCTTAAGTCCTGATGCTATATTGATGTATCCTGATGCCCAGTGATTAGAAGCTACATCGTTAAAGCTTGTAGTTCCCATTGAAGCTTTCGCTGAACTCTCAAGTCCTAACGCTCTTACTACAACTGTTGCAAATTCTGCTCTTGTTATAGTTCTATCTGGTCTGAATGTTCCATCTTCATATCCTTTTAATATATCAAGTGCTGCTAATCTTTCTACAGCTGTTTCATAATCTGTACCCTTAACATCTTCTGGTACTGCTGCAAAAGCCGCTCCCATTGATCCGAATGCTAAAGCTCCTGCTAATGCTACAGAAAGTACTTTTTTATTGTTCTTCATATCTCTTTTTCCTCCTCAAATTTTGATAATTTTTCAATTTGATTTTAATTACCACCTTTTCATGTCGAACTTTGTCGTTCGCTACAAGATTCATTATACACTCATAAATTATCAAATACAATTACAGGAGTATTACAGTAATTTTAATAAAACATTACACAGTATAGGTGCTAATATAACAAAAAAGAGACCCAAAGGTCTCTTTTTAACAATTATTTATTACTTAACTGATGGAGTTAATATTACATACTTAACGAATGCTGTTCCAGCTTCATCTTCTATTACTGTTACTTTGTAACCCATAAAGTCTATATCTGATACTGACATAACTTCTATATCTGTTCCATCTACTTCAAATACCTTAGCATCTGAAACTAATCTATACGTTATGCCACCTGAATTTATTTCTTTTTTAGATATTTTGACAGTTCCATCTGATAATGTTATTCCAGTTATTACTGATATAGGTGATTCATTAACTACTTTTCCAGTCTCATCATCTATATCAAGCTGTACTACTTTTCCTACCAATCCTTTAGCATCGTCCATATCAAGTCCAGCTGCTGAGTCTTTATCTATATCTTCTATAGTTAACTTTTCGTTAGTATCTGTGTAGAATACCTTCTCTACTCCACCTACATAAGCCTTGAGCCTTAATTCATTTTTTCCTGATACTTTCTTAACTTCTGTTACTAATGCTTTTTCTGTAGTAATATCTTCAGTATGCTTATCTGCATCCTGAACTAACATGTATTTTACCACTCCATCTGGGGCGTATACTACAGCACTTATAGCCTCATCAAAGTCTACGCTGCCCCAAGTGCTTATCTTAATATTATCTACGTTATCAGTGTATTTTTCTATGTTGAATACTAGAGCTGAATCATCTAATTTATATCCTCCAGCATATCTATCGTCAACATTTACATTACTAACTTCTTTTGGATTTAATACTACTATTTCTTCTAATTCTCCATATGCATCTATCTTAAGCTCTACTAACCCTGATATTTCTTCTCCCTCATCATAAGATCCATTTGAATCTTTATCGAAGTATACTTTTTTAGTTGTAGGATCTACCAAATCTAATCCATATACAACATCAGAACCCACTTCCACATCATAACTTACTTCTTTTCCATCTTTGTTCACTATATCTACTGCATAGTATTCTTTTCCTCTGTTCTCGTACGATATGACGGCTCCATCTTTTAAAAATCCAACCACTGTACTCATTTCTTCTAAATCAACATCTACGAGTATAACATCACCTTGTCTATTTATATGAATAGTAGTATCCTTACCTTCCATATCAAGAACCTTATTAACTAAATCTACTCTTGACTTTTCTGAATTAGAATCTAAATAGTATGCTCCTTCATAGTTGTACTCTACTCCATCTATTGTAAATTGGTCTTCTAATATATCTTCAACCTTGCCAGTTATAGTCTTAGTGTAGACATCTGCAAAACTTTCAGCATAATTAAAGAATACTATATCCATTTCTTTAATGTTAGAAGCTGATATTTCTACTCCATCCTTCATTACAGTATAATCATCTAACTTTAACTCTTCATCATGACCATATATAACATCTCCATAAACGCCTTCTACTAAAATATATCCATCAAACGCATTTATAGTATAAAGAGCTACCACCTTTCCGTCTTCTATTATAACTTTTGCGTACTCAAATTCTTGTCCATCAGTAAGTCCTGATAAATCCATACGAGTATCATATGCAATATCATAAGTCTTATCCATTCCTACTAATTTAACCTCTATGCCGCTGCCATCTGAATTTATTTCAATCGCATCTACATATACATCATCTTTTACTTCATAAAATACTAATTCGCTGTCATCATTGAAGTACGCCTTAACTTTAACGCCTTTTAATCCCTCGAAATTGAATCCTTCTCTTACCTCTAATTCTTTAGATGCTACAGATACTTTATTATTATCCTTTTGAGAGTCAGCGAAACTCAATATACCTTCATTATACTCAATATCTAATTTATCAGTTAATAAAGTTTCTACATCAGTACCATAAGTTCCTGACTTTACAAATCTAGCTTGATCTCCGTATCCTATTTGAATCATCATAGGCACTTCTAATGAATTATCTACTAATAAAGATACCGTTCCTCTTTTATTTGCAATCCCTATTGTCCCATTAACACCATCAGTTATATCTTCTTGTTCAGCTACTATTAAGTATCCATTAGGATATCCTCCTTTAGCTTGTGCTGCTGGCTCATACCCTAATGTTCTTACCAACATAGTTACCGCTTCTTCATACTTAACTGGTGCTTCTGGATCGAATATTCCGTTTCCTCTACCATTTATAACTTTAAGTGCTGATGCTATATTGATGTATCCTGATGCCCAATGATTAGAATTAACATCATTAAAATTAGTATTTCCTATCGAAGCTTTGGCTGAACTCTCAAGTCCTAATGCTCTTACTACAACTGCTGCAAGTTCTGCTCTTGTTATAGTTCTATCTGGTCTAAATGTTCCATCTTCATATCCTTTTAATATATCAAGCGCTGATAATCTCTGTACTACTATTTCGTAATCTATTCTATCAGCATATTTTTCTGATGCTGCAAAAGTTGATCCCATTGATCCGAATACTAAAGATAACACTAATATTAACGTAAATATTTTTTTATTATTTTTCATATGTCTTTTCCTCCTTTCAATTTTAATAATCTTCTAATTACCGCATTTTTATATCATATCTTACCGTTCATTCACTTTATGATTGATTATATATACCTTAATTATCAAATACAATTACAGTAATATTACAGTAGTTTTAATAAAATATTACAAAACAAAATGGCAGATAAGTTTACTTATCTGCCACAATTTCAAATCTATTAAATTCAAACTAAATACTCTCTATTTTTTCCATTATAATTTCAATTAAATTATTTAACTTATCATTTGAATCTTTTTCTGAATTTGAATTAACAGAAAAATAGAACTTGATCTTAGGCTCAGTTCCAGAAGGTCTTATTGTAAACCAAAAATTATCGTCTAATATATACTTTAGTACATTAGACTTCGGTAAATTGTCTATTCCATCTTGATAATCTTTTATTTCAGATATATTAAAGTTACCTATACTGTCCATACTATTCTCTCTAAAGAACTTTATTATATTCTGTATTTTATCATTTCCAGACTTTCCTTTTAAAGTTATAGACTTTAATCCTTCTTTATAATATCCGTATTCCTTGTATATCTCTTCTAATTCATCACATAAGCTCAAGCCTTTAGAATAATAATATGCTGCCATTTCACATATAAGCATAGATGCTACAACTGCATCCTTATCTCTTGCATGAGTTCCAACTAAGTATCCATAGCTTTCCTCATATCCTAACACGAAGTTTTTATCTTTATTTTGTTCAAACTCCTTTATCTTCTCTCCAATAAACTTAAATCCAGTTAATGTCTTTAAAGTCTCTACACCATAAGATTTAGCAATCTTTTCTCCAAGGTCAGATGTAACTATAGTATTTATAATTATACTGTCATCAAGCAGCTTATTATCTTTACTTAAATTATCTAAAATGTACTTAGTAAGTAATGCTCCAACTTCATTTCCACTAAGACATACATATTCACCATTATGTTTAACAGCTATTCCCACTCTATCGCAGTCAGGATCTGTTCCTATAACTAGATTCGCATTTTCTTTTTTAGCAAGCTCTAACCCAAGTTTTAAAGCTTCTTTCTCCTCTGGATTTGGATACTCAACTGTACTAAAATTTGGGTCTGGCATTTCCTGCTCTTTAACAACCATCACATTCTTAAACCCGATCTCTTTTAATACTCTTCTCACAGGTATATTCCCTGTTCCATGAAGAGGTGTAAATACTATCTTAAAATCATCAGAAACTTTATCTATAACATCTGATCTCAAAGATTGTTTCTTAACAGCTTCTATAAACTCTGTATCTACTTCATCTGATAACTCTATTATAAGCTTTTGATCTATAGCTTCATCATAATCTATACTAGGTATAGTACTGTAGTCATTTATCTTTTCAACCTCCCCTATTATCTCTTTTGCGACATCAGGAAGTATCTGAGCACCATCTTCCCAATATACCTTGTATCCATTATATTCTGGTGGATTATGACTTGCAGTTATAACAATACCAGATATAGCATCTAAATGTCTAAGAGCAAAAGAAAGTTCAGGTGTAGTTCTTAAATCATCAAATATGTAAGCCTTTATACCACAAGCTGCCAAAGTTTTAGCAGCTTCTATACAAAACTCTCTAGACTTATGTCTATTATCATGTGCTATTACAACACCTCTATTCTTTGAATTATTCCCTTCATTGATTATCTTATTGCTAAGTGCAAAAGTAGCACGTCTTACAGTGTATTTGTTCATCCTATTAGTTCCAGCACCTATTATACCTCTAAGACCTGCTGTTCCAAAGTCTAGGTTCTTATAAAATCTATCCTCTATCTCTTCTTTATTATCTTTTATACTCAAAAGCTCATCTTTAACATCTTCAAAATAAGGATTGTTAATCCATTCTTTATATATTTCTAAGTAATCCATAATAACCTCCCTTTATTTCCTTATACATTAGTTATATCCAAAATAATAATTATGTAATCCAATAAATTATTTTACTATTTTTATCCGTTTTTTATGCTTATATTTATTAATAAAAAAATTTTCTTTTTAAAATTTTAAATGAATATAATTTCCTATTCATTATAAAATAAACTTTGTAATATTTTAAGACCTTTTCTATAATTTCACAATTTTTGTTTCGTTTACTTTAAATTTTCAAACGCTCATTACCATTATTAATTTAATAAGTTTATTTTATAAATCCATATCCATTATATGGATAATGTTGTATAATTAGTTTTTGAAAGGCGTTTTTACAAAATATGGAATAAAGGAGAGGTAAACATGGGACTTTTAAAGAGAATTAGTAAACGTGCTATGGCTATCATATTAACCACATCTATGATAGTCGGATCTATGGGAGTTTCTTTTGCTGCTAATTTTTCAGATATCAATAACCACTGGGCAGCAAATCAAATCAAATCATTAGTAAACAAAGGTATTGTAAGCGGTTATAGTGATGGTACATTTAAACCAGATAACTATATTACAAGAGCAGAGTTTATATCATTAATAAACAAAGCTTTTAATTTTAAGTTGGTTTACAATATTGATTACAAAGATGTATCATCACAAGATTGGTTTTATGAAGATTTAAGAAAGGCAAAAGCAAAAGGATATATATCCGGATATGAAGACAATACTATGAGACCTAATAATAAAATCACAAGACAAGAAGTAGCTGTAATTATGGCTAAAGTACTTAATAAACAAAATAGTAATAAGGCATATGTATGTAATAACTTTAAAGATTCATATAAAATTGCAGATTGGAGTAAAAAATCTATAGGTGCATTAGTAGATTCTAAAAATATGAGTGGATATCCAGATGGAACATTTGGTCCAGAAAAATATATAACTAGAGCAGAAGCTGTCACTGTAATATATAAAAAATTCAAAGGATCAGGATATGTACCTTCAATTAGTAAACACAGCTCTAAAAGCGATGAAAAATCAAAAGACAAAGATGACGATGTAGTAATAGATGATAAAGGAGATAAACTAAAAAATAAAACAATAGATGGAGATCTTACTATATCATCAGACGTAGGAGATGGAGAAGTATATTTTGAAGATGTTACAGTAAAAGGAACTACCTATGTATATGGTGGTGGAGAAAATAGTATATATCTTGAAGATTGTGATTTAGGAAAAGTAGTTGTTGATAAAAAAGGTGATGATGTAAGATTAGTTGCACAAGGACGTACATCTATAGATACAGTTACATTAAAATCAGGAGCAATACTCGAAGAAGATACATCAGGAAGCGATAAATTAACTAAATCAGGATTTGATCATGTAGTTATTGAAGATGATCATAGAGTTAAATTCAGAGGTGACTTTGATGATGTACAGGTAAATGTAGATGATGCTGATATTTATCTAGATGAAGGAGAAATTAAAAAATTAGAGTTAACAAAATATGCACAAGATGCAAGAATATATATAGATAGAGGTTGCGAAATAGATAAAATAGATAAAAACTCAAAAGCTAGTTACACTACTAGAAAGCCTTCGTCATCAAGCAGTAGTTCACATTCAGATAATACAGCACCAACAGTAAGTGGATTATCTAGTACAAATGTTAATGCTACAAGCGTAGATGTGAAGTTAAAATCAAATGAATCTGGAACAGCATATTATGTAGTATTACTAAAAGGCTCTGCTGCACCAAGTAAAACACAAGTAAGATATGGAAAAGATAGTAACAATAATACTATGGTAACATTAAAAGGAAGTAAATCTATATCATCAGGAACAGAAGCTACTTTTAATATAACAGGATTAACAGCAAATACTGAATATACAGTATATGTTGTAGCTAGTGATAATTCAGGTAATATATCACAGGTACATCCAGTTAATATTAATGGTGTTTACGAACTTGATTTGAATGGAGCAGGAATCGATGTAGCAGCAGGAAATATTACAGGAACAACTACCGAAATGGAGTACAGCTTAGATTCTACTGATGGAACTAATGGAACTTGGACATCAGCTTCAGATACAAATACAGTAGTAACATTTTCTGAAGGAAAAGTATATGTAAGACAATCAAATAAAACAACTAATTTCAAATTAGTAGCAACAATAGTAGCACAAGCAGATGCTCCATCTGTAACAGTAGATGATGCAGAAAGTGCAGCAGCAAAATTACAAAGTGCAACAACAGCAATGGAATACAAATTAGATGCTGATGAATGGACAGCAGTAACATCAGAATTAGCAGATGGAACAGCAACACTTGACTTAAGTGGAGCACACACATTATTAGTAAGAACAGCAGCAACAGCAGATGCATTAGCATCAGTACCAACAGCTGACTTGGATGATACTGATGAAGTAGATTCAATTAGTTTAGATGGAGCAGGAATCGATGTAGCAGCAGGAAACATTACAGGAACAACTACCGAAATGGAATACAGCTTAGATTCTACTGATGGAACTAATGGAACTTGGACAGCAGCTTCAGATACAAATACAGTAGTAATATTTGCTGAAGGAAAAGTATATGTAAGACAATCAAATAAAACAACTAATTTCAAATTAGTAGCAACAATAGTAGCACAAGCAGATGCTCCATCTGTAACAGTAGATGATGCAGAAAGTGCAGCAGCAAAATTACAAAGTGCAACAACAGCAATGGAATACAAATTAGATGCTGATGAATGGACAGCAGTAACATCAGAATTAGCAGATGGAACAGCAACACTTGACTTAAGTGGAGCACACACATTATTAGTAAGAACAGCAGCAACAGCAGATGCATTAGCATCAGTACCAACAGCTGACTTGGATGATACTGATGAAGTAGATTCAATTAGTTTAGATGGAGCAGGAATCGATGTAGCAGCAGGAAACATTACAGGAACAACTACCGAAATGGAATACAGCTTAGATTCTACTGATGGAACTAATGGAACTTGGACAGCAGCTTCAGATACAAATACAGTAGTAATATTTGCTGAAGGAAAAGTATATGTAAGACAATCAAATAAAACAACTAATTTCAAATTAGTAGCAACAATAGTAGCACAAGCAGATGCTCCATCTGTAACAGTAGATGATGCAGAAAGTGCAGCAGCAAAATTACAAAGTGCAACAACAGCAATGGAATACAAATTAGATGCTAATGAATGGACAGCAGTAACAGCAGAATTAGCAGATGGAACAGCAACACTTGACTTAAGTGGAGCACACACATTATTAGTAAGAACAGCAGCAACAGCAGATGTATTAGCATCAGTACCAACGGCTGACTTGGATGATGCTGATGCATAGAACTCTGAAACAATACAAATTTTGAACATATGTTATTAACTAGAACTAGCCTAAGAGAGAAAAATCTTTCCTAGGTTTTTTCTTTTTACTTTATTTTCGCTAACTTCTTAAAGAAGTCAGCGAAAATAAATAGCGTAAAAACACAGGGAAACCAACGCATAGAGAGAACTAAGTCAATGAAAAATAAAAACTGAATGCTGACTAATAAGAATTAGTTAAACTAAGTCAACAAAATTGAAAGGATATGCAACTAAGTGAAAATAGATTTAACCAGCAGGAGGAGGATTCCTAAAGTTCATGAAGTAGAACCAATAAAAAATCCTAAGCACATGCAAAAGATAAAATCGTATCTCAACTTGTCAAATAT
The window above is part of the Tepidibacter aestuarii genome. Proteins encoded here:
- a CDS encoding S-layer homology domain-containing protein, producing MKNNKKIFTLILVLSLVFGSMGSTFAASEKYADRIDYEIVVQRLSALDILKGYEDGTFRPDRTITRAELAAVVVRALGLESSAKASIGNTNFNDVNSNHWASGYINIASALKVINGRGNGIFDPEAPVKYEEAVTMLVRTLGYEPAAQAKGGYPNGYLIVAEQEDITDGVNGTIGIANKRGTVSLLVDNSLEVPMMIQIGYGDQARFVKSGTYGTDVETLLTDKLDIEYNEGILSFADSQKDNNKVSVASKELEVREGFNFEGLKGVKVKAYFNDDSELVFYEVKDDVYVDAIEINSDGSGIEVKLVGMDKTYDIAYDTRMDLSGLTDGQEFEYAKVIIEDGKVVALYTINAFDGYILVEGVYGDVIYGHDEELKLDDYTVMKDGVEISASNIKEMDIVFFNYAESFADVYTKTITGKVEDILEDQFTIDGVEYNYEGAYYLDSNSEKSRVDLVNKVLDMEGKDTTIHINRQGDVILVDVDLEEMSTVVGFLKDGAVISYENRGKEYYAVDIVNKDGKEVSYDVEVGSDVVYGLDLVDPTTKKVYFDKDSNGSYDEGEEISGLVELKIDAYGELEEIVVLNPKEVSNVNVDDRYAGGYKLDDSALVFNIEKYTDNVDNIKISTWGSVDFDEAISAVVYAPDGVVKYMLVQDADKHTEDITTEKALVTEVKKVSGKNELRLKAYVGGVEKVFYTDTNEKLTIEDIDKDSAAGLDMDDAKGLVGKVVQLDIDDETGKVVNESPISVITGITLSDGTVKISKKEINSGGITYRLVSDAKVFEVDGTDIEVMSVSDIDFMGYKVTVIEDEAGTAFVKYVILTPSVK
- a CDS encoding phospho-sugar mutase: MDYLEIYKEWINNPYFEDVKDELLSIKDNKEEIEDRFYKNLDFGTAGLRGIIGAGTNRMNKYTVRRATFALSNKIINEGNNSKNRGVVIAHDNRHKSREFCIEAAKTLAACGIKAYIFDDLRTTPELSFALRHLDAISGIVITASHNPPEYNGYKVYWEDGAQILPDVAKEIIGEVEKINDYSTIPSIDYDEAIDQKLIIELSDEVDTEFIEAVKKQSLRSDVIDKVSDDFKIVFTPLHGTGNIPVRRVLKEIGFKNVMVVKEQEMPDPNFSTVEYPNPEEKEALKLGLELAKKENANLVIGTDPDCDRVGIAVKHNGEYVCLSGNEVGALLTKYILDNLSKDNKLLDDSIIINTIVTSDLGEKIAKSYGVETLKTLTGFKFIGEKIKEFEQNKDKNFVLGYEESYGYLVGTHARDKDAVVASMLICEMAAYYYSKGLSLCDELEEIYKEYGYYKEGLKSITLKGKSGNDKIQNIIKFFRENSMDSIGNFNISEIKDYQDGIDNLPKSNVLKYILDDNFWFTIRPSGTEPKIKFYFSVNSNSEKDSNDKLNNLIEIIMEKIESI